The Methanohalophilus portucalensis genome window below encodes:
- a CDS encoding ferredoxin-thioredoxin reductase catalytic domain-containing protein, translating into MKFEDELEMEFYERSKKNAETTGYKLNSDYDVITTAVKNIANNKRNYGEWYCFCQKRTGDKEKDKKIICPCARRSRDVETRGACKCGLYIK; encoded by the coding sequence ATGAAATTCGAAGATGAACTTGAGATGGAATTCTATGAGCGTTCCAAGAAAAATGCTGAAACTACCGGGTACAAACTTAATTCGGACTATGATGTAATTACCACGGCGGTAAAAAATATTGCTAACAATAAGCGCAATTATGGTGAATGGTACTGCTTCTGCCAGAAAAGAACAGGGGATAAAGAAAAGGATAAGAAGATAATCTGTCCTTGTGCCCGCCGTTCCAGGGACGTCGAGACCCGTGGTGCATGTAAGTGTGGATTGTACATTAAGTAA
- a CDS encoding nitroreductase family protein — protein MEVFEAIEKRTSIRQFLPREVPADTLDKILYAGTQAPNAFNSEPWEFILVKEEKLRAQLASMRKKAPEQQKAIETAPIIVVVCYNKKFGDEAVGSTYACIENMLLAATAEGLAGVTLTFHGKKIMDMFAIPDGFDVAAVIPMGYPAESPEKPSRVAVRDKTHIDKF, from the coding sequence ATGGAAGTTTTTGAAGCAATAGAGAAACGCACAAGCATCCGGCAGTTCCTTCCCCGCGAGGTCCCTGCTGATACTCTGGATAAAATACTTTATGCAGGCACTCAGGCACCGAACGCCTTTAACAGCGAGCCCTGGGAGTTCATCCTTGTCAAAGAAGAGAAATTAAGGGCACAGCTTGCCAGTATGAGAAAAAAGGCACCAGAGCAGCAGAAGGCCATCGAGACCGCGCCCATTATTGTCGTGGTTTGTTATAACAAGAAGTTTGGGGACGAGGCTGTGGGCTCAACATATGCCTGCATAGAGAACATGCTGCTTGCTGCAACTGCTGAAGGACTGGCGGGGGTCACCCTTACATTCCATGGCAAAAAAATAATGGACATGTTCGCCATTCCGGATGGTTTTGATGTGGCAGCAGTAATTCCCATGGGATACCCTGCAGAGTCTCCTGAAAAACCTTCTCGTGTGGCAGTCAGGGATAAAACACACATAGATAAGTTTTAA
- a CDS encoding ferritin family protein encodes MQDILKDVDIELENISTVEEAVEMAIALEDQGHDFYLERANLSGNPGAKKTYEFLAEEEKHHAQYLHKFLEGKEVEIPESKIPDFRGSLNVEFTENNLEEIGIMLGALRFERKSEYFYLELEKKATEREEQEFFSKIAKVERGHYELIDGLLDEATGFRMQT; translated from the coding sequence TTGCAAGACATACTCAAAGATGTAGATATAGAGCTCGAGAACATTAGTACGGTTGAAGAAGCAGTGGAAATGGCAATTGCCCTGGAGGACCAGGGGCATGATTTCTATCTTGAAAGAGCAAATCTTTCCGGCAATCCCGGCGCAAAGAAAACCTATGAGTTCCTGGCCGAGGAAGAAAAACATCATGCTCAGTACCTTCACAAATTCCTTGAAGGAAAAGAAGTCGAAATACCTGAATCCAAGATACCTGATTTCCGTGGATCTTTGAACGTGGAATTCACAGAAAACAATCTGGAAGAGATCGGCATTATGCTTGGTGCACTGCGTTTTGAAAGAAAGAGTGAATATTTCTACCTTGAACTCGAAAAGAAAGCCACCGAAAGGGAAGAACAGGAATTTTTCAGCAAGATCGCCAAAGTTGAGCGTGGCCACTATGAGCTCATTGATGGTTTGCTGGATGAGGCCACCGGTTTCAGGATGCAGACATAA
- the serA gene encoding phosphoglycerate dehydrogenase, with protein MKVLVSDSLSEEGVAKLEEHFDVEVSTGLSEDELVEKIGEFDALVIRSGTQVTARVIEAADKLKIVGRAGVGVDNIDIPAATEKGIIVVNAPEGNMLSAAEHTIAMMLSMARNIPQATASLKAGKWERKKFLGVEVNGKTLGVIGLGRIGAEVAKRAQGLEMNILAYDPFVNEDRAKELGVELASVKNIAKRADFITVHTPLTKETRNILDTEEFDLMKPTARVINCARGGIINEDALGQALKNDKIAGAAIDVFTNEPPENCSFVGLENAVVTPHLGASTEEAQVNVAVSVAEEVISVLNGGPARSTINIPSIKPEIMSTIYPYLELAETLGSAVSQLMDGNYEKVEIAYKGDVAGKDTRHLTLAALKGVLKTIMGAAVNYVNAPSIAKSRDIEVIESKSERVEEYSSSITIKLSKDSISKSITGTVVEDDLRIIMIDGQRVDLAPSGYMIVSNHINRPNVIGPCCMILGDNEINISGMQVGRVQICGKTIMALNVDSEVSEDILEQIRHVDGIIDAKLVSL; from the coding sequence ATGAAGGTACTAGTCAGTGATTCGTTATCAGAGGAAGGAGTGGCAAAACTTGAAGAACATTTTGATGTGGAGGTATCAACAGGCCTTTCCGAGGATGAACTTGTTGAGAAGATCGGAGAGTTTGACGCCCTGGTCATACGCAGTGGAACACAGGTTACTGCCAGAGTGATCGAAGCTGCGGATAAGCTCAAGATTGTGGGGCGTGCAGGAGTTGGAGTCGATAATATTGATATTCCTGCAGCTACAGAGAAAGGAATCATTGTAGTGAATGCACCGGAAGGTAACATGCTTTCAGCTGCGGAACATACAATCGCAATGATGCTTTCAATGGCACGCAACATTCCGCAGGCAACTGCTTCACTTAAAGCAGGCAAGTGGGAACGTAAGAAATTTTTGGGCGTTGAAGTAAACGGGAAGACCCTTGGAGTGATAGGTCTGGGCAGGATAGGTGCCGAAGTAGCCAAAAGAGCACAGGGACTTGAAATGAACATCTTAGCCTATGACCCATTTGTAAATGAGGACAGGGCAAAAGAACTGGGTGTGGAACTGGCATCTGTAAAAAATATTGCAAAACGTGCCGATTTCATCACCGTACATACACCACTGACCAAAGAGACCCGCAATATTCTCGATACTGAGGAATTTGACCTGATGAAACCTACTGCAAGGGTCATTAATTGTGCCCGTGGCGGAATTATCAATGAAGATGCCCTGGGGCAGGCTCTTAAAAATGATAAGATCGCGGGTGCTGCCATAGATGTTTTTACAAATGAACCTCCTGAAAACTGTTCTTTTGTTGGATTGGAAAATGCTGTTGTCACCCCTCATCTTGGTGCATCTACCGAAGAGGCACAGGTCAATGTGGCCGTATCCGTAGCAGAAGAGGTAATATCTGTATTAAATGGCGGACCAGCACGCAGTACGATCAATATTCCCTCCATAAAACCGGAAATAATGTCCACCATCTATCCCTATCTTGAACTTGCGGAGACCCTGGGAAGTGCAGTATCCCAGCTGATGGACGGCAACTATGAGAAGGTAGAAATTGCCTATAAGGGAGATGTTGCCGGCAAGGATACCCGGCATCTCACACTTGCAGCCCTTAAAGGTGTACTGAAAACTATAATGGGTGCTGCTGTAAATTATGTAAATGCTCCTTCAATTGCTAAATCCCGGGATATTGAAGTCATAGAAAGCAAATCCGAAAGGGTAGAAGAATATTCATCCAGCATAACGATCAAGCTCAGCAAGGATTCCATTTCCAAGAGTATTACCGGTACGGTTGTAGAGGATGACTTGAGAATAATCATGATAGATGGCCAGCGTGTAGACCTTGCACCATCCGGTTACATGATCGTTTCCAACCATATTAACAGGCCCAATGTAATCGGCCCCTGCTGCATGATACTGGGAGATAATGAGATCAATATTTCCGGCATGCAGGTAGGCCGTGTCCAAATATGTGGGAAGACCATAATGGCATTGAATGTGGATTCCGAAGTATCAGAGGACATCCTGGAACAAATTCGCCATGTTGATGGTATTATAGATGCCAAACTGGTGTCCCTCTAA
- a CDS encoding FprA family A-type flavoprotein: MDTPEEPLEIAKGVYWVGVIDWNLRDFHGYETPRGGTYNAYLIVNDKITLIDTVKASFADEMIERISRIVDPSKIDYIVANHVEMDHSSALPRVLEVAPNAKIFATERGKTGLNEYYAESGCSGWNFETVKTGDELKIGKRTLMFIEAVMLHWPDSMQTYLKEDNILFSNDAFGQHIATSKRFDDQVEDVMEDAAIYFANILTPFSSRILKHLETVGKLGLQIDMIAPSHGVIWRNDPQRIIDAYAKWASGASEQKVLVIYDSMWGSTEMMAKAIAEGVRASGTEVVLFHLRKNDWSMLIKELMECRVFALGSPTMHNGMFFTMGGFLTYLKGLRPKDKKVSFFGSYGWGGGAIRQMEEALKNTKMEFVEEPLKVKFRPERQDLEGCRQLGIKLGEIARS; encoded by the coding sequence GTGGATACTCCAGAAGAGCCACTTGAAATTGCCAAAGGGGTTTACTGGGTTGGCGTAATCGACTGGAACCTGCGGGATTTCCACGGTTATGAAACTCCCCGCGGGGGCACATATAATGCTTACCTTATAGTAAATGATAAGATCACTCTCATAGACACTGTAAAAGCATCCTTTGCAGACGAGATGATCGAAAGGATCAGCAGGATAGTGGACCCCTCAAAGATCGATTATATCGTGGCCAATCATGTGGAGATGGACCATTCCAGTGCCCTGCCACGGGTCCTGGAAGTTGCTCCGAATGCCAAAATATTTGCCACCGAAAGGGGCAAAACCGGACTCAATGAATATTATGCCGAATCCGGGTGTAGTGGCTGGAACTTTGAGACCGTGAAAACCGGGGATGAATTAAAAATCGGCAAAAGGACCCTGATGTTTATTGAAGCGGTCATGCTCCACTGGCCTGACAGCATGCAGACTTACCTCAAAGAGGATAATATTCTCTTTTCCAATGATGCATTTGGCCAGCATATTGCCACTTCAAAGAGGTTCGATGACCAGGTAGAAGACGTGATGGAAGATGCCGCCATATATTTTGCCAATATACTGACTCCCTTTTCATCCCGAATACTCAAACATCTTGAAACTGTCGGGAAACTAGGATTACAGATCGATATGATCGCTCCGTCCCACGGTGTTATCTGGCGCAATGATCCACAACGGATAATTGATGCCTATGCAAAATGGGCTTCCGGGGCAAGTGAGCAAAAGGTGCTTGTGATCTATGATTCAATGTGGGGCAGCACAGAAATGATGGCAAAAGCAATTGCAGAAGGAGTGCGTGCTTCAGGTACTGAGGTTGTCTTGTTCCACCTGCGCAAAAATGACTGGAGCATGCTCATCAAGGAATTAATGGAATGCCGGGTCTTTGCCCTTGGATCTCCCACAATGCACAATGGGATGTTCTTCACAATGGGTGGATTCCTGACGTACCTGAAAGGTTTGCGCCCCAAAGACAAAAAAGTATCATTCTTCGGATCCTATGGCTGGGGTGGCGGTGCAATCAGACAGATGGAAGAGGCACTCAAGAATACCAAAATGGAATTTGTGGAAGAGCCTTTAAAAGTGAAATTCAGACCTGAAAGGCAAGATTTAGAGGGTTGCAGGCAACTGGGAATAAAATTGGGTGAAATTGCCCGGTCCTGA